The Candidatus Thorarchaeota archaeon genomic interval TTCCGTCTCCTGTCCAACTCCGGCACATCACTCCGGCGACAGAGAGGTCTTCCACAGTTCTTGCCACGGCGTGGTCATGATCACCCACCTCAGTTTTGTCACCGCCACAGAGATGGCCCATTACAGACGAGGTGAACAGCCGCGGACTCTCCGGGACTTGATGCAGTCCCTTGTTTGGAGAGTGAGGACTTCTGCTTAGTGGAACAAGTCCACCTCACAGCTTTCGGCCGCGTGCGTCGTGTCAGAGCACTAGCCCACTTGCCTAGTCCTATTGAACTCCTGTCTCGTACTAGGCCTAATAAACTGCCCTCGTCATTGGTCATAAGACGGTTTACAGGAAATCTTACAATTGTCTTACACTTTCCCACTTGAATTTTTTTTTAGGATTTTTGTAAAATTTGCCTTTTCTTGATTTGAGAGTGACGCAAGTGCCATGCGACATCAAGTCACCATAAGACGCAGACAAGCTCATGATACAACATTGAAGCCCTGCATTGTGAAATGTCTATCGAAAGTGAACACAGAATCCACATTTAGCCTATTTATTACAACAAAGGATGTGTAATCAGTGAAACTAATCTCAGAGTTTTCGAGTGCCTTGAAGTAATTCCAAGCATGCTTTTCCAGCTGCTTATCAATGAAAACAATAACTACATCTGATTTTCGTAAATCTTTACCAAAAGAAACAGCGCTTTGATGGTCAATCTTATAGCAAATAAGCGTTAAGAGCTCATCAAGAACATAGTTAGTAGTCACAATTTGTCCCCACCTACCCTTCTGTATCTCCTTCATTGTTTCGACTGCATCTTCATGCTTTGCGGAACTACTGTTATAAAAATCAAAAAACCCGCTGGTATCAACGAAGATAGACAGCTCCTACCTCTCCAGACCATAGATTTCTTTATCATGTTCGGATTCTAGAACAGTACCCTGCTTAGCTCTTGCTTTTCCACCGAGTGAAAAAAGGGGATCCTTTGGATTGACGTGAGATTCTGAAATCATACCTCTCGCCGCTTCTAGACTCATTTTTCTTTTCTCCCTATCCACTATCAGTGTAATTTCGTCGGATTCCTGTGATGGAGTTGGTAATAATTCAGAAACGGCATGATATGTGAATTCATTGTCTCCAAAATAGGCACGATCTTGAATTCGGAGAGAAGACATAGGATTCCGGAGCTGCTCAATGATTTCACCCTCGACTGACAGAATCTGAGGCTCTTCTAGTTGGCCTATGTCAGCTGTTGATGCCGTTGATAAACACTGATTAAGAACAGAGAATAGTCCCTGCTGCAACTCACTAAGAATCATATTAGCGTATACAATATCCAACCTTTCGGCTGCAGATGTGTCGGATCTTCTTTGATGAACAGGGAGAGTGTCAATTTCCTTCTTTGGAGATGGAGGAATCTCGGAAGCCCCTGTCTCATTATCAATCATCATATTGCTCAATATCGATGAATTTCCATGCTTGGTATATTTGATTTGTTCAACAGTTGACAACTACTCTTCCCCCCTCATATCACGGACTGTTTGTTCAAGCAAGTCATCAACTTCTTCAATGAAAGTGGTGACCTCGTCAATAGAGATTCTGCGATAGACAACATTTGCATAGAAATATCGAGGGTTTTGTACATATGGCGCAACGGAAACATTCAGCCATTCTGGAACTTCATTCAATGGAATCGCTGGCACCTCGCCCTCAAAAGCACACCATGCTTTGGAGTAAGGCCTAACTTTCATTCCCGTTTTCTCACCAAATATTTTGGCGGGCGGAGATTCATCGGTTACTGCGCTTTCTAGAGGGATGATTTTTGAACGTATCTTCACATGATAATTGAATTCGTACCACTTAATGGAAGGAACCTCTCCTACGGCTTCATTCAGAATACCTAGTACGTCATTGACGTTCGTAACCAAAAGCTGTGTTTCCTCTGAACTCAGTGAAAGATGACCCCTATCTGCGTTGTATATTATCTGAAGCCCATTCTTTGATATGCGTTCCAATTTCATCTGAAATCCTTTATTGTCTACTGCCATCAGAGTTCCTCCATCTTTTGGAGGATTGTATCCGCTTTGGACAGCTTCTTCAGCGAATACAGGAAACTCGAATGGTTGTGGGCTGGAGAATCCGATTGTTAGTTCCGCTCTAATAACAATGAAACGCATCTTTTTACCCTCTATGAATTATCTATTTTTGGCTCTTATATTATTCGATGAATTTAGTGTCTCTGATTTACTGCAAGTGTAGTTGCACTT includes:
- a CDS encoding type II toxin-antitoxin system VapC family toxin; this translates as MSIFVDTSGFFDFYNSSSAKHEDAVETMKEIQKGRWGQIVTTNYVLDELLTLICYKIDHQSAVSFGKDLRKSDVVIVFIDKQLEKHAWNYFKALENSEISFTDYTSFVVINRLNVDSVFTFDRHFTMQGFNVVS